The genome window ACAAAGGGGAATCCAAATCCGTAGGCCGCCAACAGGTCAGGGGAAAAATTTTACTCAAGTTTGTTCAGGAAATGGACGATAACTTCTCAATATTAAAAGAAGCCCGTAGAGAAGCTCTTGAAGATTACATGGACATTAAAAATGCCCTGAAAGTAATTGAAATGATTGACAGAGAAGAAATGGAAATCAAAACAATAAATACTGTGATTCCAAGTCCTTTCGCATTTAATTTGGTCTCACAGGGATATCTCGATGTTTTAAATCAAAATGACAAGGGAGAATTTACAAAAAGAATGCATCAGGCAATACTTGACCAAATCAAAGATAAATTAAAAGACATCTATTGATTAAAAAAATAATTAAATACTTATATTAACATATTAAATAATGACTTAAAAAAAGGTGATACTATGACTAAATGGAGCGCTGTAATTACCGGTTTCATATTAGCTGTAATTGTACAGTCATTCTTTGCTAGATATGAATTCATTGGATTGTTAATCGTTGGATTTATTACTGGATATATTGCCCATTCCGGAATACTGGGAGGCCTGTGGAATGCTGCAGTTGCAGGAGCATTCGGCACAATTGTCTGCGCAATATTATTTATCATAATTGCTACTTTCGGAGGAAGCCTATTTGGAATTTTCGGAGGTTTGACCGGATTTACATTATCTGGAATCTCAAGCATTGTTGCAATTATTTCAAAATTAATCCACTATGCAATTGTCATGGGAATTACTGGAGCTATTGGAGGAGCAATAGCTTCTAAAAATGAAAATTAAGTTTTTGGAGATATAAAATGAAATATGATTTCGGCATAAACATTAAAGCACTAGTGTTTGGAGCGGCAATAGCTGCTGCATTTATACTATTCGGATATCAATATTGGGATTGGTTTTATCCATTTTCAGCAATAGGACTTATTTATGCAGGATATGGGCAAGATAACCTTAAAGCAGGTACATTAATGGGTTTACTTGCTTCAACACCTATTGTAGTTTTAACATTACAGGGATATATGGGGCAA of Methanobrevibacter sp. contains these proteins:
- a CDS encoding DUF5518 domain-containing protein, whose protein sequence is MTKWSAVITGFILAVIVQSFFARYEFIGLLIVGFITGYIAHSGILGGLWNAAVAGAFGTIVCAILFIIIATFGGSLFGIFGGLTGFTLSGISSIVAIISKLIHYAIVMGITGAIGGAIASKNEN